In Cytobacillus oceanisediminis, the following proteins share a genomic window:
- the fni gene encoding type 2 isopentenyl-diphosphate Delta-isomerase has translation MSRSKRKWDHIQHALATGQNSNTGLEDIAFIHQSLPDAFLDQADLGTSIGELSLSSPIFINAMTGGGGERTVQINRDLALAARSTGLAMAVGSQMSALKDPSEAESYRVVRRENPGGIIFGNLGSEATIDQAKAAVDMIEADALQIHLNVVQELTMPEGDRDFRGALKRIENIVSHSEVPVVVKEVGFGINKETVSMLASAGVTAIDIGGFGGTNFSRIENARRERLLTFFNEWGIPTAVSIAEAASLEKDIVVIASGGIQTSHEIAKAIALGAGAAGMAGYFLKVLMKEGLEALIEEINNMNTELKVIMTALGAANIAQLQQAPIIITERTHHWLNERGIDTKAYSQRIIQK, from the coding sequence TTGTCTAGATCAAAACGTAAATGGGATCATATCCAGCATGCTTTGGCAACGGGCCAAAACAGCAATACCGGTTTAGAGGATATTGCATTTATTCATCAAAGTCTTCCTGATGCGTTTCTTGATCAGGCTGATTTAGGCACTTCAATTGGCGAACTTTCATTAAGTTCGCCAATTTTTATAAATGCCATGACAGGGGGAGGAGGAGAAAGAACGGTTCAAATTAACCGGGATCTCGCCCTGGCTGCCAGATCAACAGGCCTTGCTATGGCAGTAGGGTCTCAAATGTCTGCACTGAAGGATCCAAGTGAAGCAGAATCCTACAGGGTTGTCAGGAGAGAAAACCCCGGTGGAATAATCTTTGGCAACTTAGGCAGCGAAGCTACAATCGATCAGGCAAAAGCAGCGGTTGATATGATTGAAGCAGATGCATTGCAAATTCATTTAAATGTTGTCCAGGAATTGACCATGCCTGAAGGTGACCGTGATTTTCGGGGTGCCTTAAAAAGAATTGAAAATATCGTCTCCCATTCTGAAGTTCCAGTAGTTGTAAAAGAAGTGGGATTTGGCATAAATAAAGAAACAGTTTCAATGCTTGCATCAGCCGGTGTTACAGCAATCGATATTGGCGGATTTGGCGGAACGAATTTCTCCCGCATAGAAAATGCAAGAAGAGAGAGACTGTTAACGTTTTTCAATGAGTGGGGAATCCCGACAGCTGTCTCCATTGCAGAAGCTGCATCTTTGGAAAAAGATATTGTTGTCATAGCTTCGGGGGGCATCCAGACAAGCCATGAAATAGCTAAGGCAATTGCTCTTGGTGCAGGAGCTGCAGGGATGGCGGGATACTTTTTGAAAGTTCTCATGAAAGAAGGACTTGAAGCACTCATTGAAGAGATTAACAATATGAATACCGAATTGAAAGTGATCATGACTGCCTTGGGGGCAGCAAACATCGCCCAGCTTCAGCAGGCTCCAATTATCATAACTGAAAGGACCCATCATTGGCTGAATGAACGTGGCATTGATACAAAGGCATATTCCCAGCGGATAATACAAAAGTAA
- the rpsA gene encoding 30S ribosomal protein S1, with protein sequence MSEEMNQVEVKNFEVGDKVKGQVTKVEEKQVIVDLADSKLDGIIPISELSSLHIEKASDAVSEGDELELEVLKVEEEALILSKRKVDAGKSWETLEKKFNEGEVFEAEIKDVVKGGLVVDLGVRGFVPASLVEAHFVEDFTDYKGKTMTFKIVELDKDKNRLILSHRAVIEEEKGKQKHQVLESLQAGQVLDGTVQRITDFGAFVDIGGIDGLVHISQLSYEHVEKPSDVVEEGQKVKVKVLSVDRDNERISLSIKETLPGPWDNISEKAPKGSTLEGTVKRLVSYGAFVEVFPGVEGLVHISQIAHKHIGTPHEVLSEGQEIKVKVLDVNEQDQRLSLSIKDLLEKEQEEVTDYELPEENKGFSLGDMIGDQLKNLKK encoded by the coding sequence ATGTCAGAGGAAATGAATCAAGTAGAAGTTAAAAATTTTGAGGTGGGTGACAAGGTAAAAGGCCAAGTTACCAAAGTTGAAGAAAAGCAAGTCATTGTTGACCTTGCTGACAGCAAATTGGATGGGATTATCCCAATTAGCGAGCTTTCAAGCCTTCATATTGAAAAAGCAAGCGATGCGGTTTCAGAAGGAGATGAGCTCGAGCTTGAAGTTTTAAAAGTGGAGGAAGAAGCCCTTATTCTTTCTAAACGAAAAGTTGATGCCGGGAAATCCTGGGAAACCCTTGAAAAGAAATTCAATGAGGGTGAAGTTTTTGAAGCAGAAATAAAAGATGTTGTTAAAGGCGGCTTAGTAGTAGACTTGGGTGTGCGCGGATTTGTTCCTGCTTCCCTGGTTGAAGCTCACTTTGTTGAGGACTTTACTGATTATAAAGGCAAAACGATGACATTTAAAATTGTAGAGCTTGATAAAGATAAAAATCGCCTGATTCTTTCTCACCGTGCTGTAATAGAGGAAGAAAAAGGAAAACAGAAACACCAAGTGCTTGAATCCCTTCAGGCAGGTCAGGTTTTGGATGGAACAGTTCAAAGAATTACTGACTTTGGAGCATTTGTTGATATCGGCGGGATCGATGGTCTTGTCCATATTTCCCAGCTTTCTTATGAGCATGTAGAGAAGCCTTCAGATGTTGTGGAAGAAGGCCAAAAAGTGAAAGTGAAGGTTTTAAGTGTAGACCGGGATAATGAACGCATCTCACTTTCCATTAAGGAGACTTTGCCAGGGCCATGGGATAATATCAGTGAAAAGGCTCCTAAAGGAAGCACTCTTGAAGGAACAGTAAAAAGACTTGTGTCTTATGGAGCATTTGTTGAAGTTTTTCCAGGTGTGGAAGGCCTTGTCCATATTTCTCAAATTGCGCATAAGCATATTGGAACTCCTCACGAAGTATTGAGCGAAGGACAGGAAATAAAAGTAAAGGTTCTTGATGTGAACGAACAGGACCAGCGCCTGTCACTGAGCATCAAAGATCTTCTTGAAAAAGAACAGGAAGAAGTGACTGACTATGAACTTCCTGAAGAAAATAAAGGCTTCTCGCTTGGTGATATGATAGGCGACCAGCTAAAGAATTTAAAAAAGTAA
- a CDS encoding lysophospholipid acyltransferase family protein produces MNLYSFAKAAVYGVLKPIYRFEVIGKENFPAEGGVLLCSNHIDNLDPPVVGINAPRPVYFMAKEELFNVPVLGKILPDLNAFPVKRGMSDREALRRGLGILKEGNVLGLFPEGTRSKTGQLGKGLAGAGFFALRSEAHVVPCAIIGPYKAFSKLKVVYGKPIDMKELRERKASAEETTELIMSEIRKLIEDYS; encoded by the coding sequence GTGAATCTCTATTCTTTTGCCAAAGCAGCAGTCTATGGAGTTCTAAAACCCATATACAGATTTGAAGTAATTGGGAAGGAGAACTTTCCTGCTGAAGGGGGCGTCCTTTTATGCTCCAATCATATAGATAATCTCGATCCTCCGGTAGTCGGCATTAATGCTCCAAGGCCAGTTTATTTTATGGCCAAAGAAGAGCTTTTTAATGTACCGGTTCTGGGGAAAATTCTTCCCGATCTAAACGCATTTCCTGTCAAGAGAGGAATGAGTGACAGGGAGGCATTAAGAAGAGGGCTTGGAATCTTAAAAGAAGGTAATGTTTTAGGGCTGTTTCCAGAGGGTACTAGAAGTAAAACGGGGCAGCTGGGGAAAGGACTGGCGGGTGCAGGTTTTTTTGCTCTCAGGTCAGAAGCGCATGTCGTTCCCTGCGCCATTATTGGCCCTTATAAAGCTTTTTCAAAATTAAAAGTTGTTTACGGTAAACCAATTGATATGAAAGAGCTAAGGGAAAGAAAGGCTTCGGCGGAGGAAACCACCGAATTGATTATGTCAGAAATACGTAAATTAATTGAAGATTATTCATAG
- the cmk gene encoding (d)CMP kinase encodes MSKRISIAIDGPAAAGKSTVAKIVAEKLSYIYIDTGAMYRALTYKAIQKNASLEDEASLMEILNNTGIELQPGEKGQLIYLDGQDVTNEIRTSEVTNSVSIVSMHKLVREEMVLRQQSFALNGGVVMDGRDIGTHVLPHAEVKIFLLASVDERAVRRHNENIQKGYPSDLEKLREEISLRDKLDSEREVAPLKKADDAKEIDTTSLSIGQVVDKIMDLAIERIGSK; translated from the coding sequence ATGAGCAAACGTATATCAATTGCAATTGACGGCCCAGCTGCTGCAGGGAAAAGTACAGTAGCAAAGATTGTGGCAGAAAAATTATCTTACATATATATTGATACTGGTGCCATGTATCGCGCCTTGACTTATAAAGCGATTCAGAAGAATGCAAGTCTTGAAGATGAAGCTTCTCTTATGGAGATTCTAAACAATACAGGTATTGAACTGCAGCCAGGCGAAAAAGGGCAATTAATTTATCTGGACGGGCAGGATGTGACAAATGAAATCAGGACTTCTGAAGTGACAAATTCTGTTTCTATAGTTTCCATGCATAAGCTGGTTAGAGAAGAAATGGTACTGCGCCAGCAAAGCTTTGCTTTAAATGGAGGAGTGGTAATGGATGGCCGGGATATCGGAACCCATGTCCTGCCCCATGCAGAAGTAAAGATTTTCCTTTTAGCCTCTGTCGATGAAAGAGCTGTAAGGCGACATAACGAAAATATCCAGAAGGGATATCCATCTGATCTTGAAAAGTTGAGGGAAGAAATTTCCTTAAGGGACAAACTGGACTCTGAGCGTGAAGTAGCTCCCTTAAAGAAAGCAGATGATGCAAAGGAGATTGATACAACTTCTTTGTCAATTGGACAGGTAGTCGATAAGATAATGGATCTGGCTATTGAAAGGATTGGTTCAAAGTGA
- a CDS encoding YpfB family protein, translated as MMKTVERIILKLIFVQFVFLLFTQFFFHHMDAFPELKQLTQYEGVTDQNFTELLETFRENY; from the coding sequence ATGATGAAAACGGTGGAGAGGATTATTCTAAAGTTAATTTTTGTGCAATTTGTTTTCTTGCTGTTCACTCAATTTTTCTTTCATCATATGGATGCTTTTCCGGAATTAAAGCAGCTGACACAGTATGAGGGTGTTACAGATCAGAATTTTACTGAGCTGCTTGAAACGTTCAGGGAAAATTATTAG
- a CDS encoding flagellar brake protein — translation MINIGETLLLELTYSEKSEKYKCKLAEREGNNLYIDYPINQETNKTAFLLDGTQLKATFLAEDGTVYLFESEVKGRVKLKIPMMILSYPGDEHLVKIQRRQFVRVETPVDVAIHPESNEFIPFVSVTDDISAGGAAIIAQTSSSLKANMQIHTYFVLAMQNGDNYYLQLKSKVIRVSEPQNGKSLISVQFMETSPQDRQLLLRFCFDRQLAMKKKGLEI, via the coding sequence GTGATAAATATTGGAGAGACATTGCTGCTGGAATTAACATACTCGGAAAAATCCGAGAAATATAAATGCAAGCTTGCTGAAAGAGAAGGAAATAATCTATATATTGATTATCCAATAAATCAGGAAACGAATAAAACTGCTTTCCTGCTCGATGGGACTCAGCTGAAGGCAACCTTTTTGGCTGAAGATGGGACGGTATATCTTTTCGAAAGCGAAGTTAAGGGAAGAGTTAAGCTGAAGATCCCGATGATGATTTTATCATATCCGGGGGACGAACATTTGGTGAAAATTCAGCGGCGTCAGTTTGTCCGGGTTGAAACACCTGTTGATGTTGCTATCCACCCGGAAAGTAATGAGTTTATTCCTTTTGTATCCGTTACGGATGATATTAGTGCGGGCGGAGCTGCAATTATCGCACAAACGAGCAGCTCTTTAAAAGCGAATATGCAAATACATACTTATTTCGTATTAGCTATGCAAAACGGAGATAATTATTATTTGCAGCTTAAAAGTAAAGTAATCAGAGTTTCTGAACCCCAAAATGGAAAATCGCTTATTTCTGTTCAGTTTATGGAGACAAGCCCCCAGGACAGGCAATTGCTTCTGCGCTTTTGTTTCGATAGGCAATTGGCCATGAAGAAAAAAGGCCTGGAAATATAA